From the Prochlorococcus sp. MIT 1223 genome, the window TCCTGAATTGAAAACCATGCTTTTTCCATTACGGGTAATGAATCGATTAGAACTCCGTCAAAGTCAAATAGGACTCCAGTAATCTTTTTCATTTAAGTATTGACATTATTTTTAGTTTTTAAATAAGAAATAACCTCAACCAGATCATTAGGAGTGTCGACTGAGATTGTTTTATTTTCAATTAGACAAGCGAAAATATCTAGGCCATTTTCCAACCATCTAAGAAGCTCGACTCTTTCGGCTTCTTCTAGTTCACCTTTAGGAATAAGTGAAAATTTCTTTAAGGTCTTATAAGGCATTCCATAAACCCCAACTTGTTTGTAATAAGATGGTTTTCCCTTCCCCTTAATGCTATTTAAAAGAGGCTTTCTTGAAAAATATTGTATCTTTGATGAGTTTTTTATTAGAGCACATTTAACATTATTTGGATCAAATGCTTCTTCTGAGTTTATGGCTGCAACACCGGTAATAATAGTATCTCTCTCTGCAAGAGAAGGAAGCATTGATATCATTTTATTTAATGATGCTACATCTACTAGAGGTTCATCTCCCTGTAAGTTAATAATATAGTCAGTTTCAAGATTATCAGCTGCAATAGCGATTCTATCTGTACCTGTCTCACACTCTGGAGTTAGAATGGCATTTACGCCATATAGTTCACATACAGTTTTTATTTCATTTGAGTCCGTACAAACATATACTTCAACTCCAGTCTCTATAGCATTTTTTGCACAGTACACCACCATGGGTATCCCATCAATAGGTGCCAAAGGCTTTCCTGGGAAACGGCTGCTCATCATTCTCGCTGGAATGAAAATAGATGTTTTTTCTTTCATGAGCTATAGATCTTGTTGACAGTCCAATAAATCAATTCTAGTGTTTCTTTGCTTCTCGCACACTTATAGGAACATTAATAAAAGATCAAAAAATAAAACTAATTATTTGTTTTTTTAAGACATCTTACGCAAAATTAGAAATGATTTTCTCAAATAATATTAAGAATAATATATTATAATATATCATAACTAAAGGGTCAAACAATGTCGCACCAAGTATGGGGCTATAGACAAACTGGGATTATCACAAAAGATCTTTCTGAATCAATTAAATTTCACAAAGATATCCTTGGTCTAGAGTTAATTCAAAAAATTATTGAGATTAATTAGATGAATACTAATAATTTCAACCTTAAAGGGAAAACAGCTTTAATAACAGGTTCCTCTGGATTGCTTGGAGTCCAACACGCATCTGCATTACTAGATTGTGGAGCAAATGTAGTTCTAACAGATGTAGACTTAGTAAATTTAAATAAGGCAAAGGATTTACTCTTAAAGCAATTTCCTTCATCCTCTTTGTATTCTTATATTATGGATGTGACATGCGAGGAATCTATCCAAAATGTTAATATAAATCTACTAAGTGATAATTTACCAATCAATATACTGATAAATAATGCTGCAATAAACCCTAAAATAGATAAAGAATCTAACCTTAAATCCTCATCAAGATTAGAAGACTTCTCGATTGACGAATGGAATAGGGAAATAGCTGTAGGATTAACAGGTGCATTTCTTTGCAGTAAAAAATTTGGAACTGAAATGGCAAAACGTAAAAATGGTGGTTGTATTCTAAATATTGCATCTGATCTTTCTGTTATTTCACCTGACCAAAGGATATACATGCAAGAGGGAGTTAAAGATGACTATCAGCCTGTTAAACCCATAACTTATTCTGTTATCAAATCAGGTCTAATTGGGATGACAAAGTATCTAGCAACATATTGGCTTGGATCTAATATTAGATGCAATTCGCTTTCTCCTGGAGGTATATACACAAGTCAACCTGACGATTTTGTTGTAAAACTATCAACACTTATTCCTTTAGGAAGAATGGCAAAAAAAGAAGAATATAAGTCTGCCATCCAATTCCTATGTTCTGAGGCATCTTCGTATATGAATGGTCACAACCTTATAATGGATGGAGGTAGGTCGATTTGGTAAGACAAATCTAAATTTATAGGTTGATTAAAATAATGATAATAGTAGTGAATTTCTTCGAAGCAAAGAAAGTTCAATTTGTTACGATTGAATTGATCCAGCAGTCAATCCTTTACAAAATTTTTAATACTCTAATATAAAATAAATTACACGAATGCTTAATTTCGTAAAATTAGAAAATGTTTTATTCACAACCTGACTCTCCGAAACTAGGGGAGATTCAAGAAGAACTAAGGGATGCTGATATTGCCAAACTTCCTTTGATGAATATCCTGATACTTCGCACAATAATAATTGAACCAATATCCTCTTATTTAAAGTATTATGCTTTTAAGCTTGGATACAATGCAAATATAAACTTTGGAAGTTATGGAACTCTATATCAGGATGCAGTAAGAGATGATAATAATTTATTTAAACTAAAGTATGATTTCATACTTATTTTTTCTCCAATTAATACTCTTTTCCCAAAAATAGATTTCCTTAATCAAGATATTAAAAGAAATGATTTAATAGAAGAAGATAAAAAACTTAAAGTTTTCTTTTCTGACGTAATTAAAGCAATACGTAAGAAGTCAGAAGCTCCTATATTATGGCATTCTTTTGAATCACAACCTTACCCAAGTTTAGGTATATATGATTATCAATGTAGCTACGGATCAACATCATTTATTAGCAAGGTCAATCGAAGTTTGAGAGAAGAGATTGCCTCTAATACCGACGCTTATATTGTCAATATGAATAGTTGTTTACTAAGATTAGGTACAAATAATTTCTATGATTCAAGGTTTTGGCTCTCTTCTAGTGCTCCCTATACAATACAAGCTTGTGCTGAGATAGCTTCTGAGGATTTTAAATTTATTAAGTCTTTAACTGGCAACACAAAAAAGTGTATTATTCTTGATTGCGATAATACTCTTTGGGGAGGGATTATAGGTGAAGATGGTATTGATGGTATTTCTTTAAGTGAAAGTGGTGAAGGTTGCTCATATTATTACTTTCAAAAGGAACTTGTTTGTCTACATAGCAGGGGTTTTCTTTTAGCATTATGTAGTAAAAATAATGAAAAGGATGTATGGGAAGTTTTTGATAACCATCCATCTATGGTGTTAAAGCGTAAGCATATATCATCATCAAAGATCAACTGGTCAGATAAACCTATTAATATAAGAAAAATTTCTAATGAGTTAAATATTAGCACTGATTCATTGATCTTTATTGACGATAATCCTGCCGAGATTGACCTTGTAAAGGCTGAGATTCCAGAAGTTGAAGTCTTACATTTGGAGACATGTAATACTAGCACTAATATTTGGAAACTTAGAGCTTTAAACAGTCTATCTCAACATATAATTACAGAAGATGATAAGATTAGGTCTTCAATAATAACAAGCAATATATTAGTTAATAAAGAAATTGAGCAAACACCAAATATTAATAAATATCTTAAGTCACTCGAGATGTGTATTAATATTGGGAAAGCCGATAATGAATCTAAAAAACGTATATCCCAACTTACGAAGCGTACAAATCAATTTAATTTAACCTCTCGAAGATACACCGAAAAGCAAATACAATACTTGATAGAGGACTCATCATATATTGTCCTTTGGTTAACACTTAAAGATAAATATGGTGCTCACGGTATGGTTGCATGTGCAATCATTAAAGTTAATGTATCTATTGCTATAATAGATACATTCCTTATGTCATGTCGTATATTGGGACGTGGAGTCGAGACAGTATTCTTAAATAGAATTATTAGTTTGCTAAAGGATTTTGGAGTTCAAAAGATATATGGGGAATACCTAGCCTCCGCAAAGAATAGTCAAGTAAAGAATTTCTACCTCGATCATAGATTCACTCAAGAAGATGATAGAGAAGGCAGCAATGGAACTTTTTATAGTATTAAAATATCTTCTTTAGAAGATCATTCAACAAGTAACTTCTTAAGTGTTACAATGGACTATCAATAAATAGTATATAAATATAATAGTCAAGTTTTATTGACTCAGTATTTCTTAAGTTATACAATAAAGAGTAATCTTATTATGTTGTCGTTATGGTTGATAAAGAGGTATTCATGTTAATCGCATCAGTGATAAATGTAGAGGCTAAAGAAATCGGAATTAATAGCAGTCCAGATGATTTTCCTAATTGGGATTCATTTAAACATATGGAATTGATCTTAGCTATAGAAGAAAGATTTTCAATTAAGTTTACTGACAAACAAATTACTAGCATTAAGAATGTGAAGGATATATGCAAAGTATTAAGTTGATATAAAAATATAGCTTTTATTTAACTGTGAACATTCTCACATAATTGAACAAACTAAGGATATAATATTAAGCAAAAGAACAATATGTACCAAATTTTCAATGTATAACCCCTACGTTGTAGGCGATCTTGTTTACCTTAGGCAACCTACTTTAGAGGATGTAGAGGGACCTTGGCATGAATGGTTTAGCGATGAGGAGCTAACAAGATGGCTGGGGAGGCAATTCCCCAACAGCAAAGAAAGTCAATTGGAGTTCTTTAAATCAAATGTAAATAGCGCAGGATCTAATCGGATTGTTCTTTCAATAATTGACAAAAAAAAAGATATCCATATAGGAGTCTGCAATCTAAGTTCTATAAACTGGATAAATCGTAGCTGCGGAATAGCAATAGTTATTGGGAATAAGGATTTTCAGAATGGTCTATACATTACAGAATCTTTTTCCTTACTTCTTAAAATTATTTTCTTAAGGCTGAATCTAAGAATTATAAAAAGTACTTTTCTAGCAGGAAACAAAGCAACTGTATTAATGCACAAACTATTTAAATTTGTTGAAGTTGGAGTTATACCTAATGCGGCTTATGACCCAGTAAGTGGAAATTATGTAGATGAGGTTATTGCTGTATTAAATAGAGATGAATGGCTAAAAGTAAATAATCCTAATCGCGAGTGATATTTTGATATGTTTAAATCATTTTGAAGACAATATCAATTGCAACATCATAAGGGTCCAGTAACTTAGCTGGAATAAGAGTTAATGTTTGATCTGTTTT encodes:
- the kdsB gene encoding 3-deoxy-manno-octulosonate cytidylyltransferase — protein: MKEKTSIFIPARMMSSRFPGKPLAPIDGIPMVVYCAKNAIETGVEVYVCTDSNEIKTVCELYGVNAILTPECETGTDRIAIAADNLETDYIINLQGDEPLVDVASLNKMISMLPSLAERDTIITGVAAINSEEAFDPNNVKCALIKNSSKIQYFSRKPLLNSIKGKGKPSYYKQVGVYGMPYKTLKKFSLIPKGELEEAERVELLRWLENGLDIFACLIENKTISVDTPNDLVEVISYLKTKNNVNT
- a CDS encoding SDR family oxidoreductase; its protein translation is MNTNNFNLKGKTALITGSSGLLGVQHASALLDCGANVVLTDVDLVNLNKAKDLLLKQFPSSSLYSYIMDVTCEESIQNVNINLLSDNLPINILINNAAINPKIDKESNLKSSSRLEDFSIDEWNREIAVGLTGAFLCSKKFGTEMAKRKNGGCILNIASDLSVISPDQRIYMQEGVKDDYQPVKPITYSVIKSGLIGMTKYLATYWLGSNIRCNSLSPGGIYTSQPDDFVVKLSTLIPLGRMAKKEEYKSAIQFLCSEASSYMNGHNLIMDGGRSIW
- a CDS encoding HAD-IIIC family phosphatase: MFYSQPDSPKLGEIQEELRDADIAKLPLMNILILRTIIIEPISSYLKYYAFKLGYNANINFGSYGTLYQDAVRDDNNLFKLKYDFILIFSPINTLFPKIDFLNQDIKRNDLIEEDKKLKVFFSDVIKAIRKKSEAPILWHSFESQPYPSLGIYDYQCSYGSTSFISKVNRSLREEIASNTDAYIVNMNSCLLRLGTNNFYDSRFWLSSSAPYTIQACAEIASEDFKFIKSLTGNTKKCIILDCDNTLWGGIIGEDGIDGISLSESGEGCSYYYFQKELVCLHSRGFLLALCSKNNEKDVWEVFDNHPSMVLKRKHISSSKINWSDKPINIRKISNELNISTDSLIFIDDNPAEIDLVKAEIPEVEVLHLETCNTSTNIWKLRALNSLSQHIITEDDKIRSSIITSNILVNKEIEQTPNINKYLKSLEMCINIGKADNESKKRISQLTKRTNQFNLTSRRYTEKQIQYLIEDSSYIVLWLTLKDKYGAHGMVACAIIKVNVSIAIIDTFLMSCRILGRGVETVFLNRIISLLKDFGVQKIYGEYLASAKNSQVKNFYLDHRFTQEDDREGSNGTFYSIKISSLEDHSTSNFLSVTMDYQ
- a CDS encoding acyl carrier protein — encoded protein: MLIASVINVEAKEIGINSSPDDFPNWDSFKHMELILAIEERFSIKFTDKQITSIKNVKDICKVLS
- a CDS encoding GNAT family N-acetyltransferase: MYNPYVVGDLVYLRQPTLEDVEGPWHEWFSDEELTRWLGRQFPNSKESQLEFFKSNVNSAGSNRIVLSIIDKKKDIHIGVCNLSSINWINRSCGIAIVIGNKDFQNGLYITESFSLLLKIIFLRLNLRIIKSTFLAGNKATVLMHKLFKFVEVGVIPNAAYDPVSGNYVDEVIAVLNRDEWLKVNNPNRE